From a single Apium graveolens cultivar Ventura chromosome 2, ASM990537v1, whole genome shotgun sequence genomic region:
- the LOC141708199 gene encoding uncharacterized protein LOC141708199 has translation MARQLVVLALVILAISGMVSASKAPTSSPAASPRTSHSPSSAPSKSSAPAPEASAPAPSAEAPSDDEEADVPAPELSSPPAPVADSPDADSPVADGPADAPAADAPEHSGAGVMKMSAAAGVAAVAGALLF, from the coding sequence ATGGCTCGTCAATTGGTTGTTCTAGCCCTTGTCATCCTTGCCATCAGTGGCATGGTTTCCGCAAGCAAAGCCCCCACCAGCTCACCAGCTGCATCTCCCAGGACATCTCATTCGCCGTCCTCTGCCCCCTCCAAATCATCGGCCCCTGCCCCCGAGGCATCTGCACCAGCACCATCGGCTGAGGCTCCGTCTGATGATGAAGAAGCTGATGTCCCTGCCCCTGAGCTTTCATCTCCCCCAGCACCCGTGGCTGACTCTCCCGACGCGGATTCCCCGGTTGCTGATGGACCAGCTGATGCACCTGCTGCTGATGCACCCGAACACAGTGGCGCTGGCGTCATGAAGATGTCTGCTGCCGCTGGTGTTGCTGCTGTTGCTGGTGCATTGTTgttttaa